In the Campylobacter showae genome, one interval contains:
- the groL gene encoding chaperonin GroEL (60 kDa chaperone family; promotes refolding of misfolded polypeptides especially under stressful conditions; forms two stacked rings of heptamers to form a barrel-shaped 14mer; ends can be capped by GroES; misfolded proteins enter the barrel where they are refolded when GroES binds), whose protein sequence is MAKEIFFSDEARNRLYEGVRKLNDAVKVTMGPRGRNVLVQKSFGAPAITKDGVSVAKEVELKDALENMGAGLVKEVASKTNDEAGDGTTTATVLAHSIFKEGLRNITAGANPVEVKRGMDKQAAAIIAELKSLSRKVTDKKEIAQVATISANSDSAIGGLIADAMEKVGKDGVITVEEAKSIHDELNVVEGMQFDRGYLSPYFITNAEKMQVELSNPFILLFDKKITNLKDLLPVLEQIQKTGKPLLIIAEDIEGEALATLVVNKLRGVLNISAVKAPGFGDRRKAMLEDIAILTGGEVVSEELGRTLESATLSDLGQASSVIIDKDNTTIVNGAGEKSAIDARIIQIKAQIAETTSDYDKEKLQERLAKLSGGVAVIKVGAATETEMKEKKDRVDDALSATKAAVEEGIVIGGGAAFIKASAKVDLQLSGDEAIGADIVRRALTAPLRQIAENAGFDAGVVANSVSVSKDDNYGFNAATGEYVDMFKAGIIDPVKVERVALQNAVSVASLLLTTEATISELKEDKPMPAMPDMGGMGGMGGMM, encoded by the coding sequence ATGGCAAAAGAGATATTTTTTTCAGACGAGGCTAGAAATAGACTATATGAAGGCGTTAGAAAATTAAACGACGCGGTAAAAGTAACGATGGGGCCTCGCGGCAGAAACGTGCTAGTGCAAAAGAGCTTCGGCGCTCCTGCGATCACCAAAGACGGCGTGAGCGTAGCTAAAGAGGTCGAGCTAAAAGACGCTCTAGAAAACATGGGCGCAGGCCTAGTAAAAGAGGTCGCTAGCAAAACAAACGACGAGGCTGGCGACGGTACGACTACAGCTACGGTTTTGGCGCACTCTATCTTTAAAGAGGGCTTAAGAAATATCACCGCAGGCGCAAATCCGGTCGAGGTAAAACGCGGTATGGATAAGCAAGCCGCAGCTATAATCGCCGAGCTAAAAAGCCTATCGCGCAAAGTAACCGATAAAAAAGAGATCGCGCAAGTAGCCACTATCTCGGCAAATTCTGACTCTGCTATCGGCGGACTGATCGCTGACGCGATGGAAAAAGTCGGCAAAGACGGCGTCATTACCGTCGAGGAAGCAAAATCTATCCACGACGAGCTAAACGTGGTCGAGGGTATGCAGTTTGACCGCGGATATCTAAGCCCGTACTTCATCACAAACGCCGAAAAGATGCAGGTCGAGCTAAGCAATCCGTTCATATTGCTATTTGACAAGAAGATTACAAATTTAAAAGACCTACTACCTGTGCTCGAGCAGATTCAAAAAACAGGCAAACCGCTACTAATCATCGCTGAAGATATCGAGGGCGAGGCGCTTGCAACGTTAGTAGTAAACAAGCTTCGCGGCGTACTAAACATCTCTGCGGTTAAGGCTCCAGGCTTTGGCGACCGCAGAAAAGCGATGCTTGAGGATATCGCGATATTAACAGGCGGCGAAGTAGTGAGCGAAGAGCTAGGAAGAACGCTAGAAAGCGCGACTCTAAGCGACCTGGGTCAAGCTTCAAGCGTCATCATCGACAAGGATAATACGACTATCGTAAACGGTGCAGGCGAGAAATCGGCAATCGACGCTAGAATCATCCAGATAAAAGCTCAAATCGCGGAAACTACTAGCGACTACGATAAAGAAAAACTACAAGAACGCCTAGCTAAGCTAAGCGGCGGCGTAGCGGTTATCAAGGTGGGCGCTGCTACCGAGACTGAGATGAAAGAGAAAAAAGACCGCGTGGACGACGCTCTAAGCGCGACTAAAGCGGCCGTAGAGGAGGGCATCGTGATCGGCGGCGGCGCTGCGTTTATCAAAGCGAGCGCAAAAGTGGATCTACAACTAAGCGGCGACGAAGCTATCGGCGCAGATATCGTAAGACGTGCCCTAACCGCTCCGCTACGCCAGATCGCTGAAAATGCGGGATTTGACGCGGGCGTAGTAGCAAACTCCGTAAGCGTGAGCAAAGATGATAACTACGGCTTCAACGCGGCTACGGGCGAGTATGTGGATATGTTTAAAGCCGGCATCATCGACCCGGTCAAGGTCGAGCGCGTGGCTCTACAAAACGCGGTTAGCGTGGCGAGCCTGCTTCTAACCACGGAAGCTACCATAAGCGAGCTAAAAGAGGATAAACCGATGCCTGCGATGCCTGATATGGGCGGCATGGGCGGTATGGGCGGAATGATGTAA
- a CDS encoding acetyltransferase: MREKIVLIGGGGHCKSVIDVVEQENKYEIIGIIDTKENIGKRVLGYQIIGCDNDLSEVFKICKNAVISVGHIKSNALRVSLFEKSKKIGFNMPTIISPLAYVSRYSKIGEGSVVFHHALINSNVEVGKNCIINTKALIEHDSIIGDNCHISTASVINGGVVVKENTFFGSNAISKENIEIGENCIIGGGASVMKSLLSNMMVKRFIQQ, encoded by the coding sequence ATGAGAGAAAAGATAGTTCTAATCGGCGGCGGCGGTCACTGCAAAAGCGTGATAGACGTGGTAGAACAAGAAAACAAATACGAGATAATAGGTATTATAGACACAAAAGAAAATATCGGTAAAAGGGTTTTAGGCTATCAAATTATCGGTTGCGATAATGACTTGAGTGAAGTTTTTAAAATTTGCAAAAATGCGGTCATCTCTGTTGGTCACATAAAATCAAATGCTTTAAGAGTAAGTCTTTTTGAGAAATCAAAAAAAATAGGTTTTAATATGCCCACTATCATATCTCCCCTAGCTTATGTATCAAGATATTCTAAGATAGGGGAAGGGAGTGTAGTTTTTCACCATGCGCTTATAAATTCAAATGTTGAAGTAGGAAAAAATTGCATAATTAATACAAAAGCACTAATAGAGCATGATAGTATTATAGGGGATAATTGCCATATTTCGACTGCAAGCGTGATAAACGGCGGAGTAGTGGTAAAGGAAAATACGTTTTTTGGAAGTAATGCAATAAGTAAAGAGAATATCGAAATAGGTGAAAATTGTATAATAGGAGGAGGTGCTAGTGTAATGAAAAGCCTGCTGAGTAACATGATGGTAAAAAGATTTATACAGCAATAA
- the wecC gene encoding UDP-N-acetyl-D-mannosamine dehydrogenase: MRQKVCVIGLGYIGLPTAALLANKGYKVHGVDVVKSTVDTINQGKIHIVEPELDVFVKGAINSGNLRADIKPDFADIFIIAVPTPFRDGFVPNLDYVSSATASIAPYVKNENIVILESTSPVGTTEMVEKILKENGVDTSKIYIAHCPERVLPGKIMKELVQNDRVVGGLSKEAADKTAEFYKTFVEGEILQTDAKTAEMAKLTENSFRDVNIAFANELSILCDKFDINVWELIRLANRHPRVNILNPGAGVGGHCIAVDPWFIVYAGGDDAKLIKTARQVNTHKSEWAIEKIKNAALKFELKNSRKPKVACMGLAFKPDIDDLRESPALNITKYLIAEGVDVIAVEPNIKTHKDFEIVDYKKAIEISDIIVFLVGHKEFKGLKIEKEVLDFCGVFKQ; the protein is encoded by the coding sequence ATGAGGCAAAAAGTTTGCGTGATCGGACTTGGATACATCGGCCTGCCGACGGCTGCGCTTTTAGCAAATAAAGGCTACAAAGTGCACGGAGTGGATGTCGTAAAAAGCACCGTAGACACGATAAATCAAGGCAAGATACATATAGTTGAACCCGAGCTTGACGTTTTTGTAAAAGGCGCTATAAATAGCGGAAATTTAAGAGCGGACATAAAGCCCGATTTTGCCGATATTTTTATCATAGCCGTTCCGACTCCGTTTCGTGATGGTTTTGTGCCAAATTTGGATTATGTTTCAAGCGCTACGGCATCAATAGCGCCGTACGTAAAAAATGAAAATATAGTAATTTTAGAATCCACATCTCCTGTGGGTACGACGGAGATGGTGGAAAAAATCCTCAAAGAAAACGGCGTAGATACGAGTAAAATTTATATAGCTCACTGCCCCGAAAGAGTTTTGCCCGGCAAGATAATGAAAGAACTTGTGCAAAATGATAGGGTCGTGGGCGGCCTTAGCAAGGAGGCTGCGGATAAGACGGCAGAGTTTTATAAAACATTTGTAGAAGGAGAAATTTTACAAACCGACGCGAAAACTGCAGAGATGGCAAAGCTTACGGAAAATTCTTTTCGCGACGTAAATATAGCATTTGCAAACGAGCTTAGTATTTTGTGCGACAAATTTGACATTAACGTCTGGGAGCTCATACGGTTAGCAAATCGTCATCCGCGAGTTAATATTTTAAATCCGGGCGCCGGTGTGGGAGGGCACTGTATAGCCGTCGATCCATGGTTTATTGTCTATGCGGGCGGCGATGATGCGAAGCTCATAAAAACAGCCAGGCAAGTAAATACGCACAAAAGCGAATGGGCTATAGAAAAGATAAAAAATGCCGCTTTGAAATTTGAATTAAAAAATAGTAGAAAGCCAAAAGTAGCATGCATGGGGCTTGCTTTTAAGCCAGACATCGACGATTTGCGAGAGTCGCCTGCGCTAAATATAACCAAATACTTGATCGCGGAAGGTGTCGACGTGATTGCCGTGGAGCCAAACATTAAGACTCACAAAGATTTTGAGATCGTTGACTACAAAAAGGCTATTGAAATTTCTGATATTATCGTGTTTTTAGTCGGACATAAGGAATTTAAAGGGCTAAAAATTGAAAAAGAAGTTTTGGATTTTTGCGGAGTTTTTAAGCAATGA
- a CDS encoding GNAT family N-acetyltransferase — MSIFLNSIPIEEIKIGMKASYSQTITDADIKAFAGISGDRNPVHLDENYARQSRFKNRIAHGMFTASFFSAIFGTKIPGEGCVYTHQSLNFKKPVYINDTVVASIEVVNIDLNSRRVKFKTVCAVDDNIVTDGEAEIYIPMRFRKILINDKNELLKFKEQIFTLFKSSFDREMDEGLWRWAYIDNPNGNPLVSLYFDKERLVGHYAVIPTAFKYKNEQIKAMLSMTTMVDVSYRKYSVFIDQSSEVYTRAHELGYKLVYGFPNKKSAPGFKKRLGWVLDENLCIANLDYGQLMNLNHKKDNLAYFDIEDKKNLEWRLSKPSQNYFYNGKNILKKFNDECDVVFADGDFVQLDKDKRYNILIDTKICSPANHGSEYCFGYKILDDSLSNIVFKKDLLMSDVF; from the coding sequence GTGTCTATTTTTTTAAATTCAATCCCAATTGAAGAGATTAAAATCGGTATGAAAGCTAGCTATTCTCAAACTATTACAGATGCCGACATCAAAGCGTTCGCAGGTATTAGCGGGGATAGAAACCCAGTGCATTTAGATGAAAACTACGCTAGACAGTCGAGATTTAAAAATAGAATAGCGCACGGCATGTTTACTGCTTCTTTTTTTTCGGCTATTTTTGGCACCAAAATTCCTGGAGAAGGGTGTGTATATACTCACCAATCGTTAAATTTTAAAAAGCCAGTATATATAAATGATACAGTTGTTGCTAGTATTGAAGTTGTAAATATAGACTTAAATAGCAGAAGAGTAAAATTTAAAACAGTATGTGCTGTTGATGACAATATAGTTACTGATGGTGAAGCTGAAATTTATATTCCTATGAGGTTTAGAAAAATTTTAATAAACGATAAAAATGAACTTTTAAAATTTAAGGAGCAAATTTTTACACTTTTTAAAAGTAGTTTTGATAGGGAGATGGATGAGGGGCTTTGGAGGTGGGCATATATAGATAATCCCAATGGCAATCCCCTTGTTTCTTTGTATTTTGATAAAGAAAGGTTGGTTGGGCATTATGCTGTTATCCCAACTGCTTTTAAATACAAAAATGAACAAATTAAAGCCATGTTGTCAATGACAACTATGGTTGATGTGTCTTATAGAAAGTATAGCGTTTTTATAGATCAATCCAGCGAAGTATATACTAGGGCACATGAGCTTGGCTATAAGCTGGTTTATGGCTTTCCAAATAAGAAGTCTGCCCCTGGATTTAAAAAGAGGCTAGGATGGGTACTTGATGAAAATCTATGCATAGCGAATTTGGATTATGGACAACTTATGAATTTAAATCACAAAAAAGATAATCTTGCTTATTTCGATATAGAGGATAAGAAAAATTTAGAATGGCGTTTGTCTAAACCGTCGCAAAATTATTTTTATAATGGCAAGAATATACTTAAAAAATTTAATGATGAATGTGATGTGGTGTTTGCTGATGGTGATTTTGTGCAGTTGGATAAAGATAAAAGATATAATATCCTAATTGATACTAAAATTTGTTCACCAGCAAACCACGGGAGCGAATATTGTTTTGGATATAAAATCTTGGATGATTCTTTGAGTAATATAGTATTCAAAAAAGATCTTTTAATGTCGGATGTGTTTTAA
- a CDS encoding LegC family aminotransferase encodes MQEIIDFIRKIFNTDKFIPLHEPRFIGNEKKYLNDCIDSTFVSSVGQYVDRFEKDFAKIVGSKYAVATVNGTSALHISLILVGVKSDDEVITQPITFVATCNAISYIGATPVFVDVDLDTMGLSPQALKNFLEANCEIIDNKCINKTTSRQVKACVPMHTFGHPCKIDEIKEICDAWHIVLVEDAAESLGSYYKGKHTGTFGKVGAFSFNGNKIVTSGGGGAIVTDDENLSKRAKHITTTAKIPHAYEYVHDEAAYNYRLPNLNAALLVAQLEQLDKFLVSKRDLADKYKEFFANRNIKFIEEPKNAKSNYWLQTIIFDDVRQRDDFLEFSNKNGVMTRPIWRLMNELDMYRNCQKANLENAKFLEQRVVNIPSSVIL; translated from the coding sequence ATGCAAGAGATAATAGACTTTATAAGAAAAATATTTAATACCGATAAATTTATACCGCTTCACGAGCCTAGATTTATAGGTAATGAAAAAAAATACCTAAATGACTGCATAGACTCTACTTTTGTATCAAGCGTAGGGCAGTATGTAGATAGATTTGAGAAGGATTTTGCAAAAATAGTCGGTAGCAAATACGCCGTGGCTACCGTAAACGGTACGTCTGCACTTCACATATCTTTGATCTTGGTGGGCGTAAAAAGTGATGACGAGGTTATAACTCAACCGATTACGTTTGTGGCAACTTGCAATGCGATATCCTACATAGGTGCAACGCCTGTATTTGTGGATGTAGATTTGGATACTATGGGGCTTAGTCCGCAAGCTTTGAAAAATTTTCTAGAGGCAAATTGCGAAATCATAGATAATAAGTGCATAAATAAGACTACGAGCAGACAGGTGAAAGCCTGCGTTCCGATGCACACTTTCGGCCATCCTTGCAAAATAGACGAAATAAAAGAAATTTGCGATGCGTGGCATATAGTATTGGTGGAGGATGCAGCAGAGAGTCTTGGCAGTTATTACAAAGGTAAGCATACCGGGACTTTTGGAAAAGTCGGAGCTTTTTCTTTTAACGGCAATAAAATAGTTACGAGCGGAGGCGGCGGAGCAATAGTAACCGATGATGAAAATTTATCTAAAAGAGCAAAGCATATTACCACTACTGCCAAAATACCACACGCTTACGAATACGTGCATGATGAAGCGGCGTATAACTATCGCCTTCCAAATTTAAACGCTGCCTTGCTTGTGGCTCAGCTTGAGCAACTCGATAAATTTTTAGTATCAAAAAGAGATTTGGCTGATAAATATAAAGAATTCTTTGCTAATAGAAATATAAAATTTATAGAAGAGCCAAAAAATGCGAAATCAAATTACTGGCTGCAAACCATTATTTTTGATGATGTTAGGCAAAGAGATGATTTTTTGGAATTTTCAAATAAAAACGGCGTGATGACAAGACCGATTTGGCGCTTAATGAATGAGCTTGATATGTATAGAAATTGTCAGAAGGCAAATTTGGAAAACGCAAAATTTTTAGAGCAAAGAGTTGTGAATATTCCAAGTTCGGTGATACTATGA
- a CDS encoding PIG-L deacetylase family protein: protein MGNKVLIVAVHPDDETLGCGGTLLKHKADGDEIYWLICTDIDKTHNYYETRQDEIKIVGQLYGFETIYNLDLKTMRVDEYSISELIHKISSIICDVKPSVIYLPFKSDVHSDHRKIFEAAYSCTKSFRYPFIKKIYMMETLSETEFAPSTKEDGFIPNVFVDITKYFEKKIEIMKKFKSEVAEHPFPRSERNLRSLATLRGAAAGCEYAESFVLLKEIQ from the coding sequence ATGGGTAATAAAGTCTTAATAGTGGCTGTTCATCCAGATGATGAAACGTTGGGTTGTGGCGGAACATTACTCAAACACAAGGCTGATGGCGATGAGATATATTGGCTTATTTGTACGGATATTGATAAAACCCATAATTATTATGAAACAAGACAAGATGAAATAAAAATCGTTGGGCAGCTTTATGGTTTTGAAACGATTTATAATCTTGATTTAAAAACAATGAGAGTCGATGAGTACTCCATAAGTGAACTAATTCATAAAATATCAAGTATCATTTGTGATGTTAAGCCTAGTGTGATATATCTTCCGTTTAAAAGTGACGTACATAGTGATCATAGGAAAATATTTGAAGCGGCCTATAGTTGTACAAAGTCCTTCAGGTATCCATTTATTAAAAAAATATATATGATGGAGACTTTAAGCGAAACCGAATTTGCCCCTAGCACCAAGGAAGATGGTTTTATCCCGAATGTATTTGTAGATATTACTAAATACTTTGAAAAAAAAATAGAAATTATGAAAAAATTTAAAAGCGAAGTCGCGGAGCATCCTTTTCCAAGAAGTGAAAGAAATTTGAGATCTTTGGCGACTTTAAGAGGGGCTGCTGCCGGATGTGAATATGCAGAAAGTTTTGTGCTCTTAAAAGAGATACAATGA
- a CDS encoding N-acetylneuraminate synthase family protein gives MIIKELNRPYIIAEIGCNHNGDTDVGIKMIKAAKDCGADAVKFQYFTKDNLFTNDYLDELDSGSVKLENVDKWEDKELGLTNIRDQINAFTNDEKQLLIFKNYCDEIGIDFGCTPVDNDGVKFLSSIKSDFVKISSMDANNLEIIEACIDVNLPIIISTGMATLQDIDKIYNLFVQQKYTNFSILHCVSIYPPRDEIVNLNFIDTLKQIYDCEIGYSDHSLGFSLPIAAIAKGCKIIEKHFTLDKNMPGWDHKVSADENDLRIICREGNKVFRSLGSKYKILSEDEKEKRKKFRRSMVARYDLKRGHVLTKEDFVYKRPGTGISPDEATFFIGKKITKDIEKDKTIFRSDFA, from the coding sequence ATGATAATAAAAGAACTAAATAGGCCGTATATAATAGCCGAAATAGGATGTAATCATAATGGGGATACTGATGTGGGCATAAAAATGATAAAAGCTGCAAAAGATTGTGGCGCAGATGCTGTAAAATTTCAATATTTTACAAAAGATAATTTATTTACAAATGACTATTTAGATGAATTGGATTCCGGTAGTGTTAAACTAGAAAATGTTGATAAATGGGAAGATAAAGAGCTTGGATTAACCAATATAAGAGATCAAATTAATGCATTTACAAACGACGAAAAGCAATTATTGATTTTTAAAAATTATTGTGATGAAATAGGTATAGATTTTGGATGTACCCCCGTAGACAACGATGGCGTTAAATTCTTATCAAGTATAAAAAGTGATTTTGTAAAAATATCGTCAATGGATGCAAATAATTTAGAAATAATAGAGGCTTGTATTGATGTAAATTTACCAATAATTATTTCTACCGGAATGGCAACGCTGCAAGATATAGATAAAATTTATAACCTTTTTGTGCAACAAAAGTATACAAATTTTTCAATACTACACTGTGTTTCAATATATCCTCCGAGAGATGAAATTGTAAATTTAAATTTTATAGACACCCTAAAGCAAATATATGATTGCGAAATAGGTTACTCCGATCACTCGCTTGGCTTTTCGCTGCCGATTGCGGCAATAGCAAAAGGTTGCAAAATAATAGAAAAGCACTTTACATTAGATAAAAATATGCCAGGATGGGATCATAAGGTTTCGGCAGACGAAAATGACTTAAGGATTATTTGCAGGGAAGGAAATAAAGTATTTAGGTCTCTTGGAAGTAAGTATAAAATCTTATCAGAAGACGAAAAGGAAAAAAGAAAAAAATTTAGAAGAAGTATGGTTGCCAGGTATGATTTAAAAAGAGGGCATGTGTTGACAAAAGAGGATTTTGTTTATAAAAGACCTGGGACTGGAATATCTCCAGACGAAGCAACGTTTTTTATAGGGAAAAAAATTACTAAAGATATAGAAAAGGATAAAACTATATTCCGGAGTGATTTTGCATAA
- the groES gene encoding co-chaperone GroES produces the protein MNFQPLGKRVLVERLEDVKTTASGIIIPDNAKEKPLSGKVLAVSSEVEGVSVGDSVVFAKYGGTEVVLDGKTYLVLKIEDVLGVLK, from the coding sequence ATGAATTTTCAACCGTTAGGCAAACGAGTCTTAGTCGAGCGTCTTGAGGACGTCAAAACGACCGCTTCGGGCATCATTATACCCGATAATGCAAAAGAAAAACCTTTAAGCGGCAAGGTTTTGGCGGTATCAAGCGAGGTAGAAGGCGTGAGTGTGGGCGATAGCGTAGTTTTCGCAAAATACGGCGGCACCGAGGTCGTGCTTGATGGTAAAACATATTTGGTTCTAAAAATCGAAGATGTTTTGGGCGTTTTAAAATAA
- the wecB gene encoding non-hydrolyzing UDP-N-acetylglucosamine 2-epimerase codes for MKKILIVFGTRPEAIKMAPLVKEFKKCQEFDVKVCVTAQHRQMLDQVLEIFEIVPDYDLDIMQAGQDLYDLTSRILLKMRDVLDNFKPNIVFVHGDTTTASITSLAAFYKQIKVAHVEAGLRTGDIYSPFPEEINRQLVGIIANYHFAPTNLSKENLIKENKSPKNIVVTGNTVIDALFLLLKTIEQNVNLKDKILASLNSKFNLDFDRKIILVTGHRRENFGAGFINICEALKSLAAKNPDVDIVYPVHLNPNVQEPVKNILSNIKNVYLISPLEYDEFVYLMSKSYFIITDSGGIQEEAPSLGKPVLVMRNTTERPEAIEAGSVRLVGVDKENIVSQAQILLDNGIIYQEMSKARSPYGDGDACAKIVEFIKNLRSER; via the coding sequence ATGAAAAAAATACTTATCGTTTTCGGTACTCGTCCAGAAGCTATCAAAATGGCTCCTTTAGTAAAAGAGTTTAAAAAATGTCAGGAATTTGACGTTAAGGTCTGTGTTACGGCTCAGCATAGACAAATGCTTGATCAGGTGTTAGAGATATTTGAGATAGTGCCTGATTATGATTTGGATATTATGCAAGCGGGGCAGGATCTGTACGATCTGACGTCTAGGATTTTGCTAAAAATGCGAGATGTTTTAGATAATTTTAAGCCCAATATAGTCTTTGTGCACGGAGATACTACGACTGCTAGCATTACGTCTTTGGCTGCTTTTTATAAGCAGATTAAGGTGGCTCACGTTGAGGCCGGGCTAAGGACCGGAGATATTTATTCGCCGTTTCCGGAGGAGATAAATAGGCAACTAGTCGGCATAATCGCAAACTATCACTTTGCTCCTACAAATTTATCAAAAGAAAATCTTATAAAAGAAAATAAGAGCCCAAAAAATATCGTAGTAACAGGAAACACCGTCATCGATGCTTTGTTTTTACTGCTTAAAACTATCGAGCAAAACGTAAATCTAAAAGATAAAATTTTAGCCTCTCTTAACTCAAAATTTAACTTAGATTTTGATAGAAAAATCATACTCGTAACCGGACATAGGAGAGAAAATTTTGGCGCTGGCTTTATAAATATCTGCGAAGCCTTAAAATCTTTAGCTGCTAAAAATCCGGACGTTGATATAGTTTATCCCGTGCATCTTAATCCAAACGTGCAAGAGCCTGTAAAAAATATTTTATCAAATATAAAAAATGTCTATCTCATTTCGCCGCTTGAGTACGATGAGTTTGTCTATTTGATGAGTAAATCATATTTTATCATCACTGATAGCGGCGGCATACAAGAGGAGGCGCCTAGTCTAGGCAAACCCGTGCTTGTAATGAGAAATACTACCGAAAGGCCTGAAGCTATCGAGGCCGGCTCGGTTAGGCTCGTTGGCGTTGATAAGGAAAATATAGTATCGCAAGCTCAAATTTTGCTTGATAATGGTATAATTTACCAAGAAATGTCTAAGGCGCGAAGTCCGTATGGAGATGGAGATGCATGCGCTAAAATAGTAGAATTTATAAAAAATTTAAGATCGGAGCGATAA
- a CDS encoding UDP-N-acetylglucosamine 4,6-dehydratase codes for MSILNLIGRTNELFYADIKKFENELLNKVSNSTFLVIGGAGSIGQAVIKEIFKRNPKKLHIVDISENNMVELVRDIRSSFGYIDGDFKTFALDIGSDEYDAFIKSDGKYDYILNLSALKHVRSEKDPFTLMRMCETNIFNTDKTLMQAIENGTKKYFCVSTDKAANPVNMMGASKRIMEMFVMRKSKQIDVSMARFANVAFSDGSLLHGFNKRIEKNQPIVAPNDVKRYFVTPQESGELCLMSCIFGENRDIFFPKLSENLHLITFSEIAVKYLENLGYEPYLCKDEDEARELAKTLPKTGKYPCLFTASDTTGEKDFEEFFTDKEILDMDKFESIGIIKNDPLYDEDLLNSFESTIKKYKQNLSWTKDDIVREFFKLIPDFGYKDTGKYLDGKM; via the coding sequence ATGAGCATTTTAAATTTAATAGGGCGCACAAACGAGCTTTTCTATGCCGATATTAAAAAATTTGAAAATGAATTGTTAAATAAAGTTTCAAATTCTACCTTCCTGGTTATAGGCGGAGCCGGCAGTATCGGCCAGGCTGTAATAAAAGAAATATTTAAAAGAAATCCTAAAAAGCTTCACATCGTCGATATTTCCGAAAATAACATGGTTGAATTGGTTAGAGATATTAGGAGTAGTTTTGGGTATATAGACGGTGATTTTAAAACATTTGCTCTTGATATCGGAAGCGATGAATACGACGCTTTTATAAAATCCGATGGGAAATATGATTATATATTAAATTTGTCGGCCTTAAAGCATGTAAGAAGCGAAAAAGATCCATTTACTCTTATGCGTATGTGCGAAACAAATATTTTCAACACCGATAAGACGTTAATGCAGGCAATAGAAAACGGTACGAAAAAATATTTTTGCGTAAGTACGGATAAGGCCGCAAATCCGGTAAATATGATGGGCGCAAGCAAGAGAATTATGGAGATGTTTGTGATGAGAAAATCAAAACAAATCGATGTCTCTATGGCAAGATTTGCTAACGTAGCCTTTAGTGACGGTTCGCTACTTCATGGGTTTAATAAAAGGATCGAAAAAAACCAGCCCATTGTAGCGCCAAATGATGTGAAAAGATATTTCGTAACACCGCAAGAAAGCGGAGAACTTTGTTTGATGTCTTGTATATTTGGCGAAAATAGAGATATTTTCTTTCCGAAGCTAAGCGAAAATTTGCATCTCATAACTTTTTCAGAGATAGCCGTTAAATATTTGGAAAATTTAGGATATGAGCCGTATTTGTGCAAGGATGAAGACGAGGCGAGAGAGCTGGCCAAGACTTTACCTAAAACAGGTAAGTATCCATGCTTATTTACTGCTAGCGACACGACCGGCGAGAAGGATTTTGAAGAGTTTTTTACCGATAAAGAAATTTTAGATATGGATAAATTTGAAAGTATAGGTATCATAAAAAACGACCCGCTATACGACGAAGACCTTTTAAATAGCTTCGAATCAACTATTAAAAAGTACAAGCAGAATTTGTCTTGGACAAAAGATGATATCGTGAGAGAATTTTTTAAACTAATCCCTGACTTTGGATACAAAGATACCGGTAAATACCTAGACGGAAAGATGTAG